One genomic window of Leptospira paudalimensis includes the following:
- a CDS encoding FAD-binding oxidoreductase — MDFTKTKTELGKLIGEKKVIQKNDGTMDDALFDSYGIDRTKVYPPNYQVLVFPESTDDVASIVSYAYQNGISIVPSGGRTGYAGGAVAKDGEIVISMSKMNQVMDFDPFLGTLHIQAGMITKNLHKEAEERGFYFPVDFAATGSSHIGGNIATNAGGVRVVRYGLIRDWILGLTVVTGKGEVFRFNGEILKNNTGYDLKHLFIGSEGTLGIITEAVVKLTKPPKDIRVIFLAVPEYKNILEIFKETHNFDLPLLAFEFLTDYCLDKVKEHLGVPDPFQTPSKYYVLMEFEVNNETDEEKLYSILESITEKELITDGSIAQNSRQNETFWKYREGISESLSLAYTVHKNDISLPLRNMEAFLGEMTALLSQKYQGFSIALFGHIGDGNLHLNIVKPKDLSDEEFFKQCKQVDPEMFQLIQKFKGSISAEHGIGLLKKDYLGFSRSQGELDTMKAIKLAFDPKGILNPGKVL; from the coding sequence ATGGATTTTACAAAAACAAAAACAGAACTAGGGAAACTCATTGGAGAAAAAAAAGTCATCCAAAAAAACGATGGAACCATGGATGATGCCTTATTCGATTCTTATGGAATCGATCGGACAAAAGTATACCCTCCAAATTACCAAGTATTAGTGTTCCCTGAATCGACTGATGATGTGGCATCTATAGTTTCTTATGCATACCAAAATGGAATTTCGATTGTCCCTTCCGGTGGAAGGACTGGTTACGCTGGTGGTGCTGTTGCAAAGGACGGGGAAATTGTCATTTCAATGTCCAAAATGAACCAAGTGATGGACTTCGATCCTTTTCTTGGCACCTTACACATCCAAGCTGGGATGATCACAAAAAACCTTCACAAAGAAGCAGAAGAAAGAGGGTTTTATTTCCCAGTCGATTTTGCTGCAACGGGATCAAGCCACATCGGCGGAAACATTGCAACAAACGCTGGTGGTGTTCGAGTTGTACGTTATGGACTCATCCGAGATTGGATCTTAGGACTAACTGTCGTTACAGGAAAAGGTGAAGTTTTTCGTTTTAACGGTGAAATTTTAAAAAACAATACAGGTTATGATCTAAAACATTTATTCATCGGTTCGGAAGGTACTCTTGGTATCATCACAGAAGCTGTTGTCAAACTCACCAAACCACCAAAAGACATCCGTGTGATCTTTTTAGCAGTTCCAGAATACAAAAACATTTTGGAAATTTTCAAAGAAACACATAACTTCGATTTACCTTTGTTAGCGTTTGAGTTTTTAACCGATTATTGTTTGGATAAAGTAAAAGAACATTTAGGTGTTCCAGATCCATTCCAGACACCTAGCAAATATTATGTGCTAATGGAATTCGAAGTAAACAATGAAACCGATGAAGAAAAACTCTATTCCATTTTAGAATCCATCACGGAAAAAGAACTCATCACCGATGGTTCTATTGCTCAAAACTCAAGGCAAAACGAAACATTTTGGAAATATAGAGAAGGAATTTCTGAATCACTTTCTCTTGCGTATACGGTTCACAAAAATGATATTTCCCTCCCACTCCGAAATATGGAGGCGTTTTTAGGGGAAATGACCGCCTTACTTTCCCAAAAATACCAAGGATTTTCCATTGCCCTTTTTGGTCATATTGGAGATGGAAACCTTCACCTAAACATAGTGAAACCGAAAGACCTCTCAGATGAAGAATTTTTCAAACAATGCAAACAAGTGGACCCTGAGATGTTCCAACTCATTCAAAAATTCAAAGGATCCATTTCTGCAGAACATGGTATTGGTCTCCTCAAAAAAGACTATTTGGGGTTTTCACGTTCCCAAGGGGAATTGGATACCATGAAGGCGATCAAATTGGCTTTTGACCCCAAAGGGATTTTGAACCCAGGAAAAGTGCTCTAA
- a CDS encoding TolC family protein, with protein MNVYYKIGIYLSLLFVTSILSEEMKVAQASEALRRQLTDENPRSSLGSSLYPDDQKYTRDIDLETAESLLWKNNLLLIASRFQIDVKKAGILQAGLYANPNIAIDQSIYAEPTQRYFDTTRSGQSVVQVQQVFLLGGKIDKRVKVAELNAKISEQEFYDLTRALITKLRRTFYTIYFYKKAVVFYDQSIASIEKTVESSELAYKRRALLQAEHLRLKALLFFLKKEREDLAIKVYEKEAELKILLNDDFFRDARVEFSPKINEKHLDSIVPNNVKLEDLVEIARENRPDLKKALQTLRYEEANLELQYANAIPDLSFGPVYNRGGTAFQNYWGVTAQLTVPLFDRNQGNIQAAEKAILVRKQELKNNILEVENEVAVAYQSARIKDALYKRFIDAYIKDYGSLSLDMIMSYEKKYITILEFADFFETYRSSVVEMLKLQTDRMEAIENVNYAVGKGIFIPKSENQTYPKSEE; from the coding sequence ATGAACGTTTATTACAAAATCGGCATCTACCTTTCCCTTCTGTTTGTGACATCCATTCTTTCAGAAGAAATGAAAGTCGCACAAGCAAGTGAGGCTCTCAGGAGACAACTAACGGATGAAAACCCAAGGTCTTCCCTTGGATCTAGTCTGTATCCAGATGACCAAAAATACACCAGAGATATTGATTTAGAAACCGCTGAATCATTATTATGGAAAAACAACTTACTCCTCATTGCATCTCGGTTCCAAATTGATGTTAAAAAAGCTGGAATTTTACAAGCAGGGTTATATGCAAACCCAAACATTGCTATTGACCAAAGTATTTATGCTGAACCTACACAGAGGTATTTTGATACAACTCGTTCGGGCCAATCTGTTGTCCAAGTACAACAAGTATTTTTGTTAGGTGGTAAAATTGATAAACGAGTTAAAGTTGCTGAACTAAATGCTAAAATTTCTGAACAAGAATTTTATGACTTAACCAGAGCACTCATTACAAAACTGAGAAGAACGTTTTATACAATTTACTTCTATAAAAAGGCAGTGGTTTTTTATGACCAAAGTATAGCTTCTATTGAAAAAACAGTAGAGTCCTCTGAACTCGCTTACAAACGAAGAGCTCTCTTACAAGCAGAACACTTACGTCTTAAAGCTTTATTATTCTTTCTTAAAAAAGAGAGAGAAGACTTAGCAATCAAAGTCTACGAAAAAGAAGCAGAATTAAAAATCCTATTAAATGATGATTTTTTTCGTGATGCAAGAGTTGAATTTTCTCCTAAAATCAATGAAAAACATTTGGATTCAATTGTTCCAAATAATGTAAAACTCGAAGATTTAGTTGAGATCGCACGTGAGAATCGACCTGACCTTAAAAAAGCATTACAAACATTACGTTATGAGGAAGCAAATCTAGAACTCCAATATGCAAATGCCATTCCTGATTTATCCTTTGGTCCTGTATATAACAGAGGAGGAACGGCTTTTCAAAATTATTGGGGAGTCACTGCACAGTTAACAGTTCCATTATTTGATCGAAACCAAGGGAATATCCAAGCAGCGGAAAAAGCAATTTTAGTTCGTAAACAAGAACTAAAAAACAATATCTTGGAAGTAGAAAACGAAGTGGCTGTTGCTTACCAATCTGCTCGAATCAAAGACGCTTTATACAAACGATTCATCGATGCTTATATCAAGGATTACGGGAGTTTATCTTTAGATATGATTATGAGTTATGAAAAGAAATACATCACGATCCTCGAGTTCGCAGACTTCTTTGAAACATACCGATCCAGTGTTGTTGAGATGTTAAAACTCCAAACGGATCGTATGGAAGCCATTGAAAATGTAAATTATGCCGTGGGAAAAGGAATCTTCATCCCCAAGTCCGAAAACCAAACTTATCCAAAATCTGAGGAATAA
- a CDS encoding efflux RND transporter periplasmic adaptor subunit, with protein MLVTLKSLNQKAKILLISGVVLIVIAVLFLVFSKSAKPAHKHPEKAEVFDDGLRIEFKPNSPGLEIVRSTVIGGGGEFVSLEAPARLIASTSPSVSNGARIILFESAELNDLYVGYVHAKNKLHRSNKNLNRIKDMFVHRVATEKDLVESETDAGNDAAELAEFEGKLRAQGLNPSELSTAGSLKAWIITDVPESQISTLKKGRKVKVVFASFPDEEFIGTAEAIGDNVDPLTRTAKMRIIVVNEKYRLKPGMFGVVKFPEQTGGDSVVLPYTAIVTVEGKNYVFVEEKPLTFKRREVVLGISTKERVNIIEGLSPGEKVAIQGSILLKGLSFGF; from the coding sequence ATGTTAGTTACCTTAAAATCGTTAAATCAAAAAGCAAAAATCCTCCTGATTTCTGGAGTTGTATTAATTGTTATCGCTGTTTTGTTTTTGGTGTTTTCCAAAAGTGCAAAACCTGCTCACAAACATCCTGAAAAAGCTGAAGTTTTTGATGATGGATTACGAATTGAATTTAAACCCAACAGTCCAGGCCTTGAGATCGTTAGATCAACCGTCATTGGTGGTGGTGGAGAGTTTGTAAGTTTAGAAGCACCTGCAAGGCTTATTGCTTCCACTTCTCCTTCAGTTAGTAATGGAGCAAGAATCATTCTCTTCGAATCAGCAGAGTTAAACGATTTGTATGTCGGTTATGTCCATGCAAAGAACAAACTCCACAGGTCCAATAAAAACTTAAATCGTATCAAAGATATGTTTGTTCACCGAGTTGCTACAGAAAAAGATTTGGTAGAATCTGAAACTGATGCTGGTAACGATGCAGCGGAACTCGCAGAATTCGAAGGAAAACTTCGTGCGCAAGGATTAAATCCAAGTGAGTTAAGTACTGCAGGAAGTTTAAAAGCATGGATCATTACTGATGTTCCTGAATCACAAATCTCAACATTAAAAAAAGGAAGAAAAGTAAAAGTGGTTTTTGCCTCTTTCCCTGATGAAGAGTTTATTGGAACTGCTGAAGCGATTGGAGATAACGTAGACCCATTAACGAGAACTGCAAAAATGCGTATCATCGTTGTGAACGAAAAATACAGATTAAAACCAGGTATGTTTGGTGTTGTAAAATTCCCTGAACAAACTGGTGGAGATAGTGTTGTATTACCTTATACAGCAATCGTGACTGTTGAAGGTAAAAACTACGTGTTTGTCGAAGAAAAACCATTAACATTCAAAAGACGTGAAGTTGTTTTGGGAATCTCAACAAAAGAACGAGTGAACATCATCGAAGGACTTTCTCCTGGTGAAAAAGTAGCGATTCAAGGTTCCATATTGTTAAAAGGTCTCAGTTTTGGTTTCTAA
- a CDS encoding efflux RND transporter permease subunit: protein MIKDFIETALKNRITTIIAAIVAVLFGIWAWIDIRKEAYSDIADTQVRLIAKFPGKAAVEVEERVTLPIERVLNAIPKVAVRRSRTINGLVVFQFVFEDGTDDYFARMRLMERVADADIPEDVHPALGPMSSPVGEIYRYVLESSENHTPMELRTIQDWIVMPKMLQIPGIADVVTFGGLPKQYHVVTSPDKLIRFKLTIGDVIKAIQENNLNTGGNLLLQGEQGFPIRSLGAIRDPKHIENIVVKTVNGVPVFIRDLGSVEISHPIPSGVLGYTVQNEEEGLIDVDSSVQGLVAMRRWGDPNEMGERIREKVKEINENYLPKGVQLRNTYDRTDLVNYTLRTIGKTLVEGVVVVSLVLIFFIGSVRASLVVVATIPFAMLFAFLLMNMSGIPASLLSLGAIDFGIIVDGAVIMVENIMRRYRDATPEEKSHGILAFTRDSASEVGTEILFSILIIILAYLPIFSFERIEGRLFKPMAFTISFAILGALIFAMAVIPVIMSIIYKHYFESANPGPIEWHNPFYDWIEGKYKRLIEFIVNRSKKAVRYTFSVVTIFLAIGMFSLGTEFLPEMDEGGFNIRIFFPVGISLPEARKFMPKIRQTIYKNEQVSVVISQLGRNDDGTDPLPPNRLEVLIGLKDYSKWKEKITKQELLLRMKNDLEATLPGARISFSQPIMDNLSEAIMGTIADLAVFVSGNDLKIMRGIGNEVLKEIKEMKGASEYGIEQEAESPQLTININREAAARFGINVIDIQQMIEAAIGMQRISTLYEGPSDIPPKTPARFGIVVRFSKDYRASKQAIENMPIISPKGERIPLSQLADIEVIDGPTMIFRQEGRRVVTVRTNIRGRDQGGFVSELQKRVKKKIKLPDGYEIRFGGQYENLSRVGKKLAIVIPITILIIFGVLYLLYRNLKYVYVALACIPLSLLGGIYALLLRGYYFNVSGGVGFISLFGIATMAGVLFVSRTNHLLIEEPDISTKAAVKKAAVIQLRPMLMTMLLALLGLIPATLGTGVGSDVQRPLATVIVGGLFSAMCLVLTILPSLYLVVVGERKPDAKELEEMSHKKHIPFLDFVNELSEEPLEEEDDDNDSPSKKKKPSKKRKKT from the coding sequence ATGATTAAAGATTTTATTGAAACAGCACTTAAAAATCGAATTACCACAATCATTGCAGCAATTGTTGCAGTATTATTTGGAATTTGGGCATGGATAGACATTCGTAAAGAAGCATATTCCGACATCGCTGACACTCAAGTTCGATTGATTGCAAAATTTCCTGGGAAAGCAGCTGTAGAAGTTGAAGAAAGGGTAACTCTTCCCATAGAACGTGTATTAAACGCAATTCCTAAGGTTGCGGTGCGACGTTCAAGAACCATCAATGGTCTCGTTGTATTCCAATTTGTTTTTGAAGATGGAACAGACGATTATTTTGCACGTATGAGACTTATGGAACGTGTCGCGGATGCTGACATTCCAGAAGATGTACACCCTGCATTAGGACCCATGAGTTCACCTGTGGGTGAGATTTATCGATATGTTTTAGAATCTTCCGAGAATCACACCCCAATGGAACTACGAACCATCCAAGATTGGATTGTAATGCCTAAAATGTTACAAATTCCTGGGATTGCAGATGTTGTCACATTCGGTGGATTACCCAAACAATACCATGTTGTAACCTCACCAGACAAACTGATTCGTTTTAAATTAACAATCGGTGATGTGATCAAAGCCATTCAAGAGAACAACTTAAATACTGGAGGGAATTTACTCCTCCAAGGGGAACAAGGTTTTCCTATCCGTTCTCTCGGAGCCATTCGGGATCCTAAACACATTGAAAACATCGTAGTGAAAACTGTGAATGGAGTTCCTGTGTTTATCCGTGATTTGGGTTCGGTTGAAATTTCTCATCCGATTCCAAGTGGGGTTTTGGGTTATACTGTCCAAAACGAAGAAGAAGGTTTAATTGATGTTGACTCATCTGTCCAAGGTTTGGTGGCGATGAGACGTTGGGGAGATCCCAATGAGATGGGAGAACGTATCCGTGAAAAAGTCAAAGAAATCAATGAAAACTACCTTCCTAAGGGAGTTCAACTTCGTAACACATATGATAGAACAGATTTAGTAAATTATACTCTTCGAACGATTGGAAAAACATTGGTTGAAGGGGTTGTTGTCGTAAGTTTAGTATTAATTTTCTTTATTGGAAGTGTAAGGGCAAGTCTTGTCGTTGTGGCAACCATTCCATTTGCCATGTTGTTTGCATTTTTACTCATGAACATGTCTGGAATTCCAGCAAGTTTACTTTCGTTAGGTGCCATTGACTTCGGTATTATCGTAGATGGTGCTGTCATCATGGTGGAAAATATCATGCGACGTTATCGTGATGCCACACCTGAAGAAAAATCACATGGAATCCTTGCTTTTACAAGAGATTCTGCATCTGAAGTTGGAACAGAAATTCTATTTTCCATCTTAATCATCATCCTAGCGTATCTTCCAATTTTCTCGTTTGAACGGATCGAAGGTCGATTATTCAAACCAATGGCGTTTACCATTTCCTTTGCGATTTTAGGAGCACTCATATTCGCAATGGCAGTGATCCCTGTGATCATGTCGATCATCTATAAACATTATTTTGAATCGGCAAATCCTGGACCAATTGAATGGCACAATCCATTTTATGATTGGATTGAAGGAAAATACAAACGTCTCATTGAATTCATCGTCAATCGTTCCAAAAAAGCAGTTCGTTATACATTCAGTGTTGTGACCATCTTCTTAGCAATTGGTATGTTTTCATTAGGAACAGAATTTTTACCGGAAATGGACGAAGGTGGATTTAACATTCGTATCTTTTTTCCAGTGGGAATTTCACTTCCAGAAGCTAGAAAATTTATGCCAAAGATCAGGCAAACAATCTATAAAAATGAACAAGTCAGCGTGGTCATTTCCCAGTTAGGTAGAAATGATGATGGAACAGATCCACTTCCACCAAACCGACTCGAAGTATTGATTGGTTTAAAAGACTATAGTAAGTGGAAAGAAAAAATCACCAAACAAGAATTATTACTCAGAATGAAAAATGATTTGGAAGCCACTTTACCAGGTGCAAGGATCAGTTTTTCTCAACCGATTATGGACAACTTGTCCGAAGCAATCATGGGTACGATTGCCGACCTTGCAGTGTTTGTATCAGGAAATGATTTAAAAATCATGCGCGGGATCGGAAATGAAGTTCTAAAAGAAATCAAAGAAATGAAAGGTGCCAGTGAATATGGTATCGAACAAGAGGCGGAAAGTCCGCAGTTAACAATCAATATCAATCGAGAAGCTGCGGCACGTTTTGGTATCAATGTAATTGATATCCAACAAATGATTGAGGCCGCGATCGGGATGCAAAGAATTAGCACTTTGTATGAAGGTCCATCTGACATTCCGCCAAAAACTCCAGCTCGTTTTGGAATCGTAGTACGATTTTCAAAAGATTACCGTGCATCAAAACAAGCGATTGAAAATATGCCAATCATCTCTCCCAAAGGAGAAAGGATCCCATTATCTCAGTTAGCTGATATTGAAGTCATTGATGGACCAACAATGATCTTTAGGCAAGAAGGCCGTCGGGTTGTAACTGTTAGAACAAACATTAGAGGGCGAGACCAAGGTGGATTTGTTTCTGAACTCCAAAAACGTGTTAAGAAAAAAATCAAACTGCCAGACGGTTATGAAATTCGATTTGGGGGACAATATGAAAACCTTTCTAGGGTTGGGAAAAAATTAGCAATCGTCATTCCCATTACAATACTCATCATCTTCGGAGTATTGTACTTGTTATATCGCAACCTAAAGTATGTCTATGTTGCACTTGCTTGTATTCCCCTTTCCTTACTTGGGGGAATTTATGCACTATTACTTCGAGGGTATTACTTCAATGTATCAGGTGGAGTTGGATTTATTTCACTCTTTGGAATTGCAACCATGGCAGGGGTGTTATTTGTTTCAAGGACCAACCACCTACTCATTGAAGAACCAGATATTTCAACGAAAGCGGCAGTAAAAAAAGCTGCCGTCATCCAGTTACGTCCAATGCTTATGACCATGTTACTCGCGTTACTCGGTCTAATTCCTGCAACTTTAGGAACAGGAGTAGGATCAGACGTACAAAGACCATTGGCAACGGTGATTGTGGGTGGATTATTTTCAGCTATGTGCCTTGTTTTAACTATCCTACCTTCTCTTTACCTAGTCGTAGTTGGGGAAAGGAAACCAGATGCAAAAGAATTAGAAGAAATGAGTCATAAAAAACACATTCCATTTCTAGATTTTGTGAACGAACTGAGTGAAGAACCTTTAGAAGAAGAAGATGATGACAATGATTCTCCTTCCAAGAAGAAAAAACCTTCTAAAAAAAGGAAAAAAACTTAA
- a CDS encoding porin: MPTRNQFLSLLSLLSLIFLLSGNLLAEETNASNQNKDTNQIVQKNQNDSSNPNQDNPNVLPKSLKFGAFVDTYYSHNANHPGSKERAYTTQAVRNDEFNVNLGFVDAKWQEEKIRGRIALQFGTSVNTNYAAESNRELSSNQNAVKHIQEAYVGFKLTKNTWLDAGIYFGHIGHESWISSDNWNYTRAMALDYVPYYSSGVRLITKFSEKFQFQFHVMNGWQNITEQNKDKALGTQFKYHFTSNFILTANQFVGNEAPDYERKQTRLYNNTIVEWKVLDWLSFAMSGDIGAQKTKESLSYEPWWKEINPVLPMYISRESRVYNQWYHGTFWTSFRYEDIFRLSLRLERFYDPKQVLAPTYTRNGFLTNGYTITFDLLNWLPGLLRFEAIQRESMDAVFETDHNRRTRVERLFVVAATVRI, encoded by the coding sequence ATGCCAACACGGAATCAATTTCTTTCATTACTCTCCCTTCTTTCCTTAATTTTCCTTCTTTCAGGAAATCTATTGGCTGAGGAAACGAATGCATCAAATCAAAACAAAGATACAAATCAAATTGTCCAAAAGAATCAAAACGATTCATCCAATCCAAATCAAGATAACCCAAATGTATTACCGAAAAGTTTAAAATTTGGCGCTTTTGTTGATACATACTATTCGCATAATGCAAATCACCCTGGGTCAAAAGAACGTGCTTATACAACACAAGCGGTAAGGAATGACGAGTTTAATGTCAATTTAGGTTTTGTCGATGCAAAGTGGCAGGAAGAAAAAATCCGAGGTAGAATTGCATTACAGTTTGGAACTTCAGTCAATACGAATTATGCGGCAGAAAGTAACCGAGAATTAAGTTCGAATCAAAATGCTGTTAAACACATCCAAGAAGCCTATGTCGGTTTTAAGTTAACTAAAAACACTTGGTTAGATGCAGGAATTTATTTCGGTCATATTGGACATGAATCTTGGATTTCGTCAGATAACTGGAATTATACGAGAGCTATGGCACTCGACTACGTTCCTTATTATTCCTCAGGAGTAAGATTAATAACTAAGTTCAGTGAAAAATTTCAATTTCAATTTCATGTGATGAATGGTTGGCAAAATATAACAGAACAAAATAAAGATAAGGCACTAGGAACTCAATTTAAATACCATTTTACTTCTAATTTTATTCTGACTGCGAATCAATTTGTAGGGAATGAGGCACCAGACTATGAACGAAAACAAACCAGGTTGTACAATAATACAATCGTTGAATGGAAAGTTTTAGATTGGTTGTCCTTTGCCATGTCTGGGGACATTGGAGCACAAAAGACAAAGGAATCATTATCATATGAACCTTGGTGGAAAGAAATCAATCCAGTTTTGCCAATGTACATCAGCCGAGAGTCTAGAGTTTATAACCAATGGTATCACGGTACATTCTGGACAAGTTTTCGGTATGAAGATATATTTAGACTTAGTTTACGTTTGGAACGATTTTATGATCCAAAACAAGTGTTAGCGCCAACTTATACCAGAAATGGATTTTTAACCAATGGGTATACGATCACTTTTGATTTATTAAATTGGTTACCTGGACTTTTGCGATTTGAGGCCATCCAAAGGGAATCGATGGATGCAGTTTTTGAAACGGATCATAATAGAAGGACTCGAGTGGAACGATTGTTTGTGGTTGCGGCAACAGTTAGGATATAA
- a CDS encoding ferritin-like domain-containing protein: MKLSEYAKHLLLAPNLEDKLLSPSKDWEEEFEEKPLRIQKPGRSQLLQFSDKKVKIPRLEHLNLESNKGLTLHHFANHELMAIELFAWAILAFPNAPKSVRNGWVKTIEEEQSHLKLYIDRMNNFGVQFGDIPLNYIFWKQLEQFHSLESFSAVMSLSFEGANLDYSQVYANVFAYFGDLKTSEIMLTIFEDEVKHVKRGVRAFEKSIPPEKNSWEHYLTLIQFPFTPRRAKGYLFFPETRYLAGLDQDFVNHLSKYEDEYTGRVNLESVKKFGLGSELMRKNRLDSNTN; encoded by the coding sequence ATGAAACTTTCCGAATACGCAAAACATCTGTTACTTGCTCCAAATTTGGAAGATAAATTACTTTCTCCTTCAAAAGATTGGGAGGAAGAGTTTGAAGAAAAACCACTTCGCATTCAAAAACCTGGAAGAAGTCAATTACTTCAGTTTTCTGATAAAAAAGTGAAAATTCCAAGACTTGAACATTTAAATTTAGAATCCAACAAAGGACTGACTCTCCATCATTTTGCAAACCATGAGCTTATGGCAATCGAACTGTTTGCCTGGGCAATTTTAGCTTTTCCAAACGCGCCAAAATCCGTCCGAAATGGATGGGTGAAGACAATTGAAGAGGAACAAAGCCATCTAAAATTGTACATAGATAGAATGAATAATTTTGGAGTTCAATTTGGAGATATCCCGTTAAATTATATTTTTTGGAAACAATTGGAACAGTTTCACAGTTTAGAGTCCTTTTCAGCAGTTATGTCTTTGTCGTTTGAAGGAGCTAACTTAGATTATTCGCAAGTGTATGCAAACGTATTTGCCTATTTTGGAGATTTGAAAACATCCGAAATCATGCTCACCATATTTGAGGATGAAGTGAAACATGTTAAAAGAGGAGTGCGTGCGTTTGAAAAATCAATCCCTCCCGAAAAAAACTCTTGGGAACATTACCTGACTCTCATTCAATTTCCATTCACACCTAGACGTGCAAAGGGATATTTGTTTTTTCCTGAAACTAGATACCTGGCAGGTTTGGACCAGGATTTTGTGAACCATTTATCCAAATATGAGGATGAATATACAGGTCGGGTCAATTTGGAATCAGTCAAAAAATTTGGTCTTGGATCAGAACTGATGCGTAAAAACAGACTTGATTCTAATACCAATTGA
- a CDS encoding MGMT family protein produces MTTSNSKSPNFYESVYNIVKKIPKGKVTTYGHIALLLGNPRAARAVGYALNSLKKDRENKIPWQRVINRQGRISFKGDSFRADLQKKILQTEGVFFDLGGDQLDFGKYGWFP; encoded by the coding sequence ATGACCACTTCCAATTCGAAAAGTCCGAATTTTTACGAATCCGTTTATAACATCGTAAAAAAAATCCCTAAAGGAAAGGTGACTACGTATGGACATATCGCGTTATTACTGGGTAACCCAAGAGCAGCCAGGGCCGTTGGGTATGCTTTGAATTCACTTAAAAAAGATAGAGAGAACAAAATTCCATGGCAACGAGTGATCAATCGCCAAGGGAGGATTTCGTTTAAAGGGGATAGTTTTCGTGCAGATTTACAAAAAAAAATCTTACAAACGGAAGGTGTTTTCTTTGATTTAGGTGGTGATCAATTGGATTTTGGCAAGTACGGATGGTTTCCATAA
- the thiD gene encoding bifunctional hydroxymethylpyrimidine kinase/phosphomethylpyrimidine kinase, with protein MKKDFPITLTIAGSDSGGGAGVQADLKTFSSLATFGTTVFTCLTAQNPDGVSGIYEISPDFVSSQLQAVSNYFPIKSAKTGMLYSKDIIKAVAAFFYDNPDIQLVLDPVMVATSGAKLLKDDAIQSLVEDLIPLSKIITPNLDEASLLLGETVNQYDQLVPMAKKLYQKFNVPVLLKGGHLPNASEATDVLFDGNSVYEFSKTFLKDKHTHGTGCTYSAAITAFLAHGKNLAEAVGSAKEYLHLTLEDDIVTGPTHHLNHFPEPSN; from the coding sequence ATGAAAAAAGATTTCCCAATCACACTAACAATCGCTGGTTCAGATTCGGGTGGTGGCGCTGGAGTCCAAGCTGATCTCAAAACATTTTCATCCTTAGCGACATTTGGAACCACAGTATTCACTTGTTTAACAGCACAAAACCCTGATGGTGTTTCAGGGATTTATGAAATCTCTCCTGATTTTGTTTCTTCCCAACTACAAGCTGTTTCCAATTATTTCCCAATCAAATCAGCCAAAACAGGAATGTTATATTCTAAGGACATCATCAAAGCTGTTGCGGCATTTTTTTACGATAACCCAGACATACAATTGGTTTTGGATCCTGTCATGGTGGCAACGAGTGGTGCAAAACTTCTAAAGGATGATGCCATCCAATCTCTCGTTGAAGATTTAATTCCATTATCAAAGATAATCACACCTAACCTGGATGAAGCATCCCTTTTATTAGGTGAAACAGTCAACCAATATGATCAGTTAGTGCCAATGGCAAAAAAATTATACCAAAAATTCAATGTGCCAGTTTTGTTAAAAGGTGGTCATTTACCAAACGCTAGTGAAGCCACTGATGTTTTATTTGATGGAAATTCCGTTTATGAATTTTCAAAAACCTTTCTCAAAGACAAACATACCCATGGAACTGGGTGCACTTATTCAGCAGCGATCACAGCCTTCTTAGCTCATGGTAAAAATTTAGCAGAAGCTGTTGGTTCCGCTAAGGAATACTTACACTTAACATTGGAAGATGATATTGTAACTGGGCCTACCCATCATTTAAATCATTTCCCGGAACCAAGTAACTAA